A window of Hordeum vulgare subsp. vulgare chromosome 5H, MorexV3_pseudomolecules_assembly, whole genome shotgun sequence genomic DNA:
GGCCAAGGAGCTTGCTGCCCTTGAGCGCTCTGGCACATGGGATCTCGTTTCCCTTCCTTTTGGTGTTTGTCCCATCACCTGCAAGTGGGTCTATAAGattaagactcgctccgatggttctcttgagcgctacaaagctcgtcttgtgtctCGTGGCTTTCAGCAGGAGTACGGACGCGATTATGATGAGACATTCGCTCCTGTGGCCCACATGACCACTGTCACTCTCCTTGTTGTGGCTTCTGTTCGTCATTGGTCTGTGTCTCAACTTGACTTCCAGAATGCTTTTCTAAATGGAGAGGTGCGTGAGGAGGTTTATATGCAGCCACCACCGGGGTACTATGCTCCTGATAGTATGGTTTGCTGACTTCGACGCTCCCTCCATGGTCTTAAACAGGCCCCTCGCacttggtttgagcgttttgcctctgtggtgactgccgctggcTTCTCCCCCAGTGATCATGATCCCGCGTTGTTTGTTCACATGTCTCCGCGTGGTCGGACTCTTGTCCttctatatgttgatgacatgatcatcactggtgaCGACTCTGACTACATTGCCTCTGTTAAGGCCCCGCCTTTGTGGCCAGTTTCTCATGTCTGATCTTGGTCCACTTCGCTATTTTCTTGGGATTGAGATTTTTTCGACCTCTGATGGCTTCTTCATCTCTCAGGAAAAATATattcaggatcttcttgctcgatcCACTCTCGGTGATCAGCGCACTCTTGTGACTCCTATGGAGATCAATGTTCAGCCTCGTGCTTCTGACAGTGATCCTCTTCCTAATCCCACTCGCTATCGCCACCTCGTTGGGAGCCTTGTCTATCTTGCTGTTACGCGTCCTAACATCTCCTATCCTGTCCACATTCTCAGTCAGTTTGTTTCAACCCCCACCTCTGTCCACTATAGTTACCTCCTCCGTGTTCTACGATATCTTCGTGACACGATCTCTCATCGCCTTTTCTTTCTCCGCTCCAGCTCTCTCGAGCTCCAGGCCTACtctgatgctacgtgggctagtgatccctcTGATCCCCGCTCGCTGTCTGCTTACTGTGTCTTTCTTGGTGGCTCTCTTATTGCCTGGAAGACCAAAAAACAAACTGCAGTTTCTCGCTCGAGTaccgaggctgagttgcgagcgatagATATGCTGACGGCTGAGGTGATCTGGTTACGATGGttacttgaggattttggtgtgtCTGCTACTACATCGACTCCCTTACTGTTAGACATCACAAGTGCTATCAGTATTGCGCGTGACCCGGTGAAGTATGAGCTCACAAAACACATCGGTGTGGATGCCCACTTTGTGCGTACTACTGTGCAGGATCAGACTCTTGCTCTTCACTATGTACCCTCTGAGTTACAATTGGCGGACTTCTTCACGAAGGCACAGACTTGAGCgcagcatgggttctttctctccaaactcagtgttgttgatCTACCATGAGTTTGAGGAGGGTGTTAGATGTGTATAGTCCTCCTTTTCGGTAtatcccattgtataaggggtttcctacACTTTACCTCACATGTACATGTATTGGCCTTTGGCCCCCCTATGAATGTTAGTTGCTCATTATCCAAGAGGAACTAGTTCTCCCCTAGCATTTTTTGGCTTGCGTTGGACTGGGTTGATGCACTAGCGGTGTTTGGTTGTGTacggcatatgttgtgatcatccCTGCTCACTAGTAGTGACCTTACCATACATGATCAAAACATCGTTTCAGTCCTAGCTAGTAAACAAATGACAGTTCATCCTAACTACTAGCAAAATACAGTACAAACTAACAGTCGTATGGCTCAAAGGGGAAAGTTCATGGGTGCCCAACTAGGCGGAAGTCCATTCTCGTCTtcttcctgcttcttcttcttcttcttcagatcctTGTGTTACCTCTTTTTGCCCATATTGCCTCAATCCACTCCAACCTTTAGCCCTTCCAAGCTTCACTGTCAATCGCCTTCTTCTTGCTGCTACTTCTTCCTCTGTTCTTGCTTTTTCCTCTATTGCTGCTTcctcagtttcttcttcttcttcttcagatcctTCTGTTACCTTTGTTTGCCCACATTGCCTCAGCCCACTCTAACTTTTTGTTCTTCCAGGCTTCACTTTCAAATGCCTCTAGACCATGGCCTCATGTTTCACCATCATCAGCCATCACATCTTCCTCCTTCGGCACAAGCACATCGCAACCCCATTGTAGGATCGAGTTATAGAGGATGCAACATGCAAGAACAAGGCTAACCTGGGCGGAGAAAGTGTGGAATGACTTTTGATCCAGAATTTTAAATCTATTCTTCAGAGCTGCCCTGTCAACTGTAACTCTATGGCTAGAGTGTGAGATTGAACAATTAGTGTGCAATACTAGGATAGTTCCTGAAAGAGATCTCCTTCAGATGGTACC
This region includes:
- the LOC123395566 gene encoding uncharacterized mitochondrial protein AtMg00810-like, with protein sequence MSDLGPLRYFLGIEIFSTSDGFFISQEKYIQDLLARSTLGDQRTLVTPMEINVQPRASDSDPLPNPTRYRHLVGSLVYLAVTRPNISYPVHILSQFVSTPTSVHYSYLLRVLRYLRDTISHRLFFLRSSSLELQAYSDATWASDPSDPRSLSAYCVFLGGSLIAWKTKKQTAVSRSSTEAELRAIDMLTAEVIWLRWLLEDFGVSATTSTPLLLDITSAISIARDPVKYELTKHIGVDAHFVRTTVQDQTLALHYVPSELQLADFFTKAQT